From Verrucomicrobiia bacterium, one genomic window encodes:
- a CDS encoding DUF5010 domain-containing protein, whose translation MNRKEINRLPLVSTITAVLLILLALMMDRAQAQYLGVTCGYQYSSQLTGPLTYPNQLNISMFNPMGGSPYDPNCPTWATWVEQLQQAGVDFVCPNCTGSWPNTNNPPSQMAPMVAAVNARGLQNTLKFACFDDNAASWCAQYNQSIGKGYGYATPMDLSNTNNWKFIYDYNYKIFFQTVPDANRFKINGRPVIIIWSSGPLFITNAQGNLSRAFTYVRNSCQRDFGFNPIIIDDAATTQHDTTCTNTGILDGMQGWFIAGPSGPSHTLTTYNGTSVGVACAEFQHPGQSGFLDPNHGALFKTGLSATVGAGALITLCEGFTDYEEDAAMFRVRNINANGVALPYSSNLYDYPNQRIGILRQYSRNPFPSTLLFEAEACDWFGGAAGGNGLTNYYRNGNIAIQTTTDANGGYNVGWIQSGEWLEWTNVPLNGTPTFVLRVATPNSGCTAHLVIDGVAKASVTLPNTGGWQTYANVSFGPYGSYSQTYHDIRIVFDNGGENFNWWETSTSVTAPTFTSGTFTSDSVLTMAGTTAQEVYGVSLGNSSAETTANGYTFAAYPSSHITYGGTGAYAVSGFLGGGGSSGDTPLNTVLGDAELGINNGTLTLTGLTSGTTYKVLFLEADTRSGMGTRTFQITTGSASSSNQSYAFAGGSPSLGGYILCTFTATGTTQTFTNTAAGYGYQLNAILVGHQ comes from the coding sequence ATGAATAGAAAAGAAATAAATAGACTGCCCCTCGTTTCTACAATCACCGCCGTCCTCCTGATATTGCTCGCTCTAATGATGGACCGCGCGCAAGCCCAATACCTCGGTGTCACCTGCGGTTATCAATACAGCTCGCAACTCACCGGTCCGCTCACCTATCCCAACCAACTGAACATCTCCATGTTCAATCCCATGGGCGGCAGCCCCTACGATCCCAACTGTCCGACGTGGGCGACGTGGGTCGAGCAACTCCAGCAAGCCGGCGTGGATTTCGTATGCCCGAACTGCACCGGCTCCTGGCCCAACACCAACAACCCGCCCAGCCAAATGGCCCCGATGGTCGCCGCCGTCAACGCGCGCGGTTTGCAAAACACTTTGAAATTTGCCTGCTTCGACGACAACGCCGCGTCGTGGTGCGCCCAATATAATCAGTCCATCGGCAAAGGCTACGGTTACGCCACGCCGATGGATTTGAGTAACACGAATAACTGGAAGTTTATCTACGACTACAATTACAAAATCTTTTTCCAAACTGTCCCCGACGCAAATCGTTTCAAAATCAACGGCCGCCCCGTCATCATCATCTGGTCGTCCGGCCCGCTCTTCATCACGAATGCCCAAGGTAACTTGTCGCGCGCCTTCACCTACGTCCGAAATTCCTGCCAGCGCGATTTCGGTTTCAATCCCATCATCATTGACGATGCCGCCACCACGCAGCATGACACCACTTGCACCAACACCGGAATCCTCGACGGCATGCAAGGCTGGTTCATTGCCGGCCCCAGCGGTCCTTCTCATACACTCACGACTTACAACGGCACTTCTGTTGGCGTGGCCTGCGCGGAATTCCAACACCCCGGTCAGAGCGGATTTCTCGATCCCAACCACGGAGCGCTTTTCAAAACCGGCCTCTCCGCCACCGTCGGCGCTGGCGCGCTCATCACCTTGTGTGAGGGTTTCACCGATTACGAAGAGGACGCCGCGATGTTCCGCGTCCGCAATATAAACGCCAACGGCGTCGCGCTTCCCTATAGCAGCAATCTCTATGATTACCCCAATCAGCGCATCGGCATCTTGCGCCAATACAGCCGCAATCCTTTTCCTTCGACTCTATTGTTCGAGGCCGAAGCCTGCGATTGGTTCGGCGGCGCTGCCGGCGGCAACGGCCTGACGAATTACTATCGCAACGGCAATATCGCCATCCAAACCACGACCGACGCCAACGGCGGTTACAACGTCGGTTGGATTCAAAGCGGCGAATGGCTCGAATGGACCAACGTGCCTTTGAATGGCACGCCTACGTTTGTCTTGCGCGTCGCCACTCCGAACTCGGGCTGCACCGCGCACCTGGTGATTGACGGCGTTGCGAAAGCTTCGGTCACGCTGCCCAACACTGGCGGATGGCAAACCTATGCCAACGTCTCGTTCGGCCCCTACGGCTCTTACAGTCAGACTTATCACGACATCCGAATCGTCTTCGACAACGGCGGCGAAAACTTCAACTGGTGGGAAACTTCCACTTCAGTAACTGCGCCGACCTTTACCAGCGGCACGTTCACCAGCGATTCCGTTCTCACTATGGCCGGCACCACCGCGCAGGAAGTCTATGGCGTCAGCCTCGGCAATTCTTCCGCCGAAACCACCGCCAACGGCTACACCTTTGCCGCCTATCCAAGTTCTCATATCACCTACGGCGGCACGGGCGCCTATGCGGTCTCCGGTTTCCTCGGCGGCGGCGGTTCCAGTGGAGATACGCCGCTCAACACCGTTCTCGGCGATGCCGAACTCGGCATCAACAACGGAACCTTGACCCTCACCGGTCTCACTTCGGGCACGACCTATAAAGTCTTGTTCCTCGAAGCCGACACCCGCTCCGGCATGGGCACGCGCACCTTCCAAATCACCACCGGTTCGGCCTCAAGCTCGAATCAATCCTACGCCTTCGCTGGCGGAAGCCCATCGCTCGGCGGTTACATCCTGTGCACCTTCACGGCGACGGGTACGACCCAAACCTTCACAAACACCGCCGCCGGTTATGGCTATCAACTGAACGCCATCCTCGTCGGACATCAATGA
- a CDS encoding HEAT repeat domain-containing protein, which yields MNPKPHRKLRRFIPAGMLAALAGLFILIWQSASEPKYEGRSLHSWFIEYCHTRFGSELNPGLKYFGTNAVPFLVQQSYDFRQDSVLRTNYSALLNRLPRSWGLPRPVSYFEMRTSAAFALLQIRPPASQLLPLLQKFLPATNTYAHQQTLFILGGTGDNAQSVVPYLIAALDDPDTRSPEFALQSLSSIRGAARSARPALLKLLNDPHTGKHLQFEAAIVLSHFGRESAEALPAIKILFDSENDWYNCEELATAALRIDPGQTYALMHLTNLLDNVVVGQYAIYSLGELGATARPAEPALLKMLKGTNAANFSQIAVALKNIGTPRDVILSHAKTQLASADEGIRVYAAATTLEVDPADHDAHLVLMDDIKTNGSCAGLAIYDLNKAGPAAAEAISILREAATHNPNLQIRDGALAALKQIGSSPEAAK from the coding sequence GTGAACCCGAAGCCCCATCGCAAGCTCCGTCGTTTCATTCCGGCGGGAATGCTCGCCGCACTTGCCGGGCTGTTCATACTCATTTGGCAATCCGCCTCCGAACCCAAGTATGAAGGAAGATCGCTTCACTCCTGGTTCATCGAATATTGTCATACTCGTTTTGGCAGCGAGTTGAACCCGGGACTGAAATATTTTGGCACCAACGCCGTTCCATTTCTGGTCCAGCAATCCTACGATTTTCGCCAGGATTCCGTCTTGCGGACCAATTACTCCGCCCTCCTCAACCGCCTTCCCCGGAGCTGGGGATTGCCGCGTCCCGTGTCCTACTTCGAAATGCGCACCAGCGCCGCATTCGCGTTATTGCAAATTCGACCGCCGGCCAGTCAGCTTCTCCCGTTGCTGCAAAAATTCCTGCCGGCAACCAACACTTACGCCCATCAACAAACCTTATTTATTTTAGGCGGCACGGGTGACAATGCTCAATCCGTGGTTCCGTACCTCATCGCTGCGCTGGACGATCCCGACACCAGATCACCCGAGTTTGCCTTGCAATCACTGAGTTCAATTCGCGGCGCAGCGCGGTCAGCCCGGCCGGCCCTGCTGAAACTGCTGAACGACCCACACACCGGCAAACATCTTCAATTCGAAGCCGCCATTGTGTTGAGCCACTTCGGCCGCGAATCCGCCGAAGCCCTTCCCGCGATAAAAATTTTATTCGACAGTGAAAACGACTGGTACAATTGCGAGGAATTGGCCACCGCAGCCTTGCGCATAGACCCCGGCCAAACCTACGCCCTGATGCATCTCACGAATCTGCTGGACAACGTGGTCGTCGGACAATATGCCATCTATTCACTGGGCGAACTCGGTGCGACTGCACGGCCCGCCGAACCTGCCTTGTTGAAAATGCTGAAAGGAACGAACGCCGCTAATTTTTCCCAGATTGCCGTTGCCCTCAAAAACATCGGCACACCCCGTGACGTGATTCTGTCGCACGCGAAAACCCAATTGGCCTCCGCCGACGAGGGAATTCGTGTTTACGCCGCCGCCACCACCTTGGAAGTGGATCCGGCTGACCACGACGCCCACCTCGTTTTGATGGACGATATCAAGACGAATGGTTCCTGCGCCGGACTCGCCATCTATGATCTGAATAAGGCCGGGCCCGCCGCCGCCGAAGCCATTTCCATCCTCCGCGAAGCCGCCACTCACAATCCAAATCTCCAGATCCGCGACGGCGCACTCGCCGCACTCAAACAAATCGGCTCATCACCTGAAGCTGCCAAATAA
- a CDS encoding protocatechuate 3,4-dioxygenase, translated as MNNTLVKPATFNPRRNFIRNAAFAAALVSVHGVFAEELTRTLRKTASVTEGPFYPPKLPLDTDNDLIIVNDSITPAIGDVTHLSGRLLDGRGDPIRDATIEIWSVDHDGIYLADAGNRAQYDKNFQGFGRFLTGSSGEYYFRTLKPIAYNGRQAPHIHFKVKIKGQEDWTTQLFIKGEPGNMRDGIYRDIGDAAARDSVTVDFVPLKTSRVGELAAKFDIVLGVTPKEREH; from the coding sequence ATGAACAATACATTAGTCAAGCCCGCCACCTTCAATCCTCGCCGCAACTTCATTCGCAATGCCGCCTTCGCCGCCGCATTGGTCAGCGTCCACGGCGTCTTCGCCGAAGAACTCACTCGCACACTCAGGAAAACTGCTTCCGTCACCGAAGGCCCGTTCTACCCGCCCAAACTCCCGCTCGATACCGACAACGACCTCATCATCGTCAATGATTCCATCACCCCCGCCATCGGCGATGTCACCCACTTGAGCGGTCGCCTCCTCGACGGGCGCGGCGATCCCATCCGCGATGCCACCATTGAAATCTGGAGCGTGGATCACGACGGCATCTACCTCGCCGACGCCGGCAACCGCGCGCAATACGATAAAAATTTCCAGGGCTTCGGCCGTTTCCTCACCGGCTCCAGCGGCGAATATTATTTTCGCACCCTCAAGCCCATCGCCTATAATGGCCGCCAGGCGCCGCACATCCATTTCAAAGTTAAAATCAAAGGCCAGGAAGACTGGACCACCCAACTCTTCATCAAAGGCGAGCCCGGCAATATGCGCGACGGCATCTACCGCGACATCGGCGACGCCGCCGCGCGCGATTCCGTGACCGTGGATTTCGTCCCGCTAAAAACCTCCCGCGTCGGCGAACTCGCCGCCAAATTCGACATCGTCCTCGGCGTTACCCCAAAAGAACGGGAACATTGA
- a CDS encoding alkaline phosphatase family protein translates to MQNDVFGSRKITRRRLIGSAARLAALAAASSILPPSIRRALAEDAPRPGSLRDIKHVVMLMQENRSFDHYFGTMAGVRGFDDPNALILPNGKSVFHQPDPQNPNGYLLPFHLDTLKTSAQKLPSTSHAFAVQHASWNGGKMDNWLPAHRKADGDIAPYVMGYHTRADIPFQFALAEAFTICDGYFCSVMGPTWPNRMYWMTGTIDPEGKDGGPLIRNKAIKGGFRWMTYAERLEKAGVSWKIYNQSNSEDDQKKPFNVLQYFTAFQQAQPDSPLYRKGLSHDASDQFDQDARNDKLPTVSWIMPTGIESEHPDHMPAAGADFVARKIEAIASNPEVWAKTVFILNYDENDGIFDHVAPPVPPEGTAGEFIKGLPIGGGFRVPCVIVSPWTAGGWVCSQPFDHTSVLQFVEKITGVTETNITDWRRKTFGDLTAAFRFSDDKSGPAKLPETVKQRESAVQAAASLPPPPFPDSTQTLPTQEKGPRKRVPKAQV, encoded by the coding sequence ATGCAAAACGACGTTTTCGGTTCCCGCAAAATAACTCGCCGCCGGTTGATAGGTTCTGCCGCCCGCCTCGCCGCGCTCGCTGCCGCCTCCTCAATTCTGCCGCCTAGCATTCGGCGCGCGCTCGCCGAAGATGCCCCGCGTCCCGGCTCTCTGCGCGACATCAAACACGTCGTCATGCTGATGCAGGAGAATCGTTCCTTCGATCATTATTTCGGTACCATGGCGGGCGTTCGCGGCTTTGATGATCCCAACGCCCTGATATTGCCCAACGGCAAATCTGTTTTTCACCAGCCTGACCCGCAAAACCCCAACGGCTATCTCCTGCCCTTTCATCTCGACACGCTAAAAACCTCCGCGCAAAAACTTCCTTCCACGAGCCACGCCTTCGCCGTCCAGCACGCCTCCTGGAACGGCGGCAAAATGGACAACTGGCTCCCCGCGCATCGCAAGGCTGACGGCGACATAGCGCCTTATGTCATGGGTTATCACACGCGCGCGGACATTCCCTTTCAATTCGCGCTCGCCGAAGCCTTCACCATTTGCGACGGCTATTTCTGTTCCGTCATGGGCCCCACTTGGCCGAACCGCATGTATTGGATGACCGGCACGATTGATCCCGAAGGCAAAGATGGGGGACCGCTCATCCGGAACAAAGCCATCAAGGGTGGATTCCGCTGGATGACTTATGCCGAGCGATTGGAAAAAGCGGGCGTCAGTTGGAAAATTTATAACCAGTCCAACAGCGAGGACGATCAAAAAAAGCCGTTCAATGTACTGCAATATTTCACCGCCTTTCAACAGGCGCAGCCTGATTCACCGCTCTACCGCAAAGGCCTCTCTCACGATGCGTCGGATCAATTCGACCAGGACGCGCGCAACGACAAGCTGCCGACTGTTTCCTGGATCATGCCCACCGGCATCGAATCCGAACACCCCGACCACATGCCCGCCGCCGGCGCGGACTTCGTCGCCAGAAAAATCGAAGCCATCGCTTCCAATCCCGAAGTCTGGGCCAAGACCGTGTTCATCCTGAACTACGATGAAAACGACGGCATCTTCGATCACGTCGCGCCACCTGTGCCGCCGGAAGGAACCGCGGGCGAATTTATCAAAGGCCTACCCATCGGCGGCGGTTTCCGCGTGCCGTGCGTCATCGTTTCACCGTGGACCGCCGGCGGCTGGGTATGCAGCCAACCCTTCGACCACACGTCCGTCCTGCAATTCGTAGAAAAAATCACCGGCGTCACCGAGACGAACATCACCGATTGGCGCCGCAAAACTTTCGGCGATCTCACCGCCGCCTTCCGTTTCTCCGACGACAAATCCGGTCCCGCGAAATTGCCGGAAACCGTCAAGCAACGCGAGTCAGCCGTCCAGGCCGCGGCCAGCCTGCCACCACCACCATTCCCCGATTCCACCCAGACACTTCCCACCCAGGAAAAAGGCCCGCGCAAACGCGTGCCCAAAGCTCAAGTCTAA
- a CDS encoding acetate uptake transporter, with protein sequence MSEASTIQLKDTTANPAPLGLMGFGMTTVLLNFHNAGFYEMNSMILAMGVCYGGIAQVIAGLMEWKKGSTFAATAFISYGFFWLSLVMLILLPKWSLTNAADETAMSAYLALWGIFTAVMFIGTLRLSRALQFVFGTLTILFFLLAIGDFTNASAPFRHFTGFEGLICGFAAIYTGLAQVLNELYGKTLLPLGPMKK encoded by the coding sequence ATGAGCGAGGCCTCCACCATCCAACTCAAAGACACCACCGCCAACCCTGCGCCCCTCGGCCTGATGGGCTTCGGCATGACCACCGTCCTGCTGAATTTCCACAACGCTGGCTTCTACGAAATGAACAGCATGATCCTCGCGATGGGCGTTTGCTACGGTGGCATCGCGCAAGTCATCGCCGGACTCATGGAATGGAAAAAGGGCAGCACCTTCGCCGCCACCGCTTTTATTTCCTACGGCTTTTTCTGGCTCTCGCTCGTGATGCTCATCCTCCTCCCCAAATGGTCCCTCACCAATGCCGCCGATGAAACCGCCATGTCCGCCTACCTTGCCCTATGGGGAATCTTCACCGCCGTCATGTTTATCGGAACCCTGCGCCTGAGCCGCGCGCTGCAATTCGTCTTCGGCACGTTGACCATCCTTTTCTTCCTCCTCGCCATCGGCGATTTCACCAACGCCTCCGCCCCCTTCCGCCATTTCACCGGCTTTGAAGGACTCATCTGCGGATTCGCCGCCATCTACACCGGCCTCGCCCAGGTGCTCAACGAACTCTACGGCAAAACCCTCCTGCCACTCGGTCCGATGAAAAAATAA
- a CDS encoding metallophosphoesterase family protein, whose protein sequence is MKIGVISDTHNYLDPQIPALFKGVDHILHAGDIGLPFIILELEYVAPVTAVTGNTDEALDFRDTEVLQLAGRKFLLHHIINPQQLSDVAKRRIAREKPDVVVFGHSHKPHHEQIGRTLYFNPGYAGKPRFNQPRSIAILHCDESGIHPEYLPL, encoded by the coding sequence ATGAAAATCGGCGTCATCTCCGACACCCACAATTATCTCGACCCGCAAATCCCCGCCCTCTTCAAAGGCGTTGACCACATCCTCCACGCTGGCGACATCGGCCTGCCCTTCATCATCCTCGAGCTTGAATACGTCGCTCCCGTGACCGCCGTCACCGGCAATACCGATGAAGCCCTCGACTTCCGCGACACCGAAGTCCTCCAACTCGCCGGCCGAAAATTTCTCCTCCACCACATCATCAATCCCCAACAACTTTCCGACGTCGCCAAACGCCGCATCGCACGCGAAAAACCCGATGTCGTCGTCTTCGGCCACAGCCACAAACCCCACCACGAACAAATCGGCCGCACCCTCTACTTCAATCCCGGTTACGCCGGCAAACCCCGTTTCAACCAACCCCGCTCCATCGCCATCCTCCACTGCGACGAATCCGGCATCCACCCCGAATACCTCCCGCTCTAA
- a CDS encoding NBR1-Ig-like domain-containing protein, translating into MALSTCAWAADNAQLVSVSITNGTLVMPRTVFTQTWTMKNTGTTTWSPTFNGYTMNIVGEDSLGATPPAAKTFSSHILSTFIGSGASVPPGGQATFTMSFIASETPGPVTDTFRLNNSSSVFFGPTNTVQVVVAAVGSTNQYDRARAVSYANNYCGYVNSDGYFWTNGSSYATLTPLSTAPASGLGDDCAHFVSCCIGREAHVRGGGLVIPSRVPPTYGEPGAAHIVNTTLIAPGYAVEVFSLDDMEPGDLVGWNWEGNTDVANLDHVTIYLGNGLLASHSASSLDVSANSWYQGSESRAVRHLIHILDAPTIASFAAGKNLVLSWGTNWTGYALYSSTSLAPGAAWTKVAKSPTVVGKFNMMTNAMSSSATFYRLILP; encoded by the coding sequence ATGGCTCTGAGCACTTGTGCGTGGGCGGCGGATAATGCGCAGTTGGTTTCGGTTTCGATCACGAATGGCACGCTGGTGATGCCGCGAACGGTGTTCACGCAGACGTGGACGATGAAGAACACGGGAACGACGACGTGGTCACCGACGTTCAATGGTTATACGATGAACATTGTCGGCGAGGACAGTTTGGGAGCAACGCCGCCGGCGGCGAAGACTTTTTCTTCGCATATTCTATCTACGTTTATCGGCAGCGGCGCGTCCGTTCCGCCGGGCGGACAGGCGACGTTCACGATGAGTTTTATCGCGTCGGAAACGCCGGGGCCGGTGACGGACACTTTTCGACTGAACAATTCGAGCAGCGTATTTTTCGGGCCGACAAATACGGTGCAAGTGGTGGTGGCCGCGGTGGGTTCGACCAATCAATATGATCGCGCGCGGGCGGTTTCCTACGCGAACAATTATTGCGGTTATGTGAACAGTGACGGTTACTTTTGGACGAACGGTTCGAGTTACGCGACACTTACTCCGCTCTCAACGGCTCCGGCGAGCGGGCTGGGGGATGATTGCGCGCATTTCGTTTCCTGTTGCATCGGGCGGGAGGCGCATGTGCGGGGCGGCGGGCTGGTGATTCCGAGCCGGGTCCCGCCGACTTACGGCGAACCGGGCGCGGCGCATATCGTCAACACGACGCTGATCGCGCCGGGTTATGCGGTGGAAGTTTTTTCTTTGGATGACATGGAGCCCGGCGATCTGGTGGGTTGGAATTGGGAAGGGAATACCGATGTGGCCAATCTCGATCACGTCACGATTTATTTGGGAAACGGTTTGCTGGCATCGCATTCGGCTTCGAGCCTGGATGTGTCGGCGAATTCGTGGTATCAGGGTTCGGAATCAAGAGCGGTGCGGCATCTGATTCATATTCTCGATGCGCCGACGATCGCTTCGTTCGCGGCTGGGAAAAATCTGGTGCTTTCCTGGGGAACGAATTGGACGGGCTATGCGTTGTATTCGTCAACGAGCCTGGCTCCCGGGGCGGCGTGGACTAAAGTGGCGAAATCTCCAACGGTGGTGGGCAAATTCAATATGATGACGAATGCGATGTCTTCGAGCGCGACGTTTTATCGGTTGATATTGCCGTGA
- a CDS encoding sigma-70 family RNA polymerase sigma factor translates to MTPDIELLTQYVKRRDEATFAELVRRHLDHVYSTALRLVSGDAHLAEDVCQLVFADLARKADSLANCNALSSWLHVSARFAAAKLVRTEQRRRQREQATLAMPSTTPNSEPDWDQVRPILDETIAELDDADRDALSLRYFEKKPFTEVGSALGVSENAARMRVDRAVDKLRSRLALRGITSTLAALGTALAQEIVAPAPAALGAKIVGQTMAGIGAAGVSAGGFTLAAKLGFAALAIAALVTVGILAQPKKTVVTQEAAISAAGGGGTAASVPETTSTKQMPLAKARALAKVVKQDAPVLHLVDKSTGAAIPDQTIGLLGWARGSQTLVEKKVELKDGQCVSPFDPNYMSGDYWIITHVEGYADTRLRWVRQRGDVIPDAYTVELVPPVLLHGTVVDPQGSPVAEASVEFGCSGMWESETGPEDHRFDQVKVTTDAQGHWEMNRIAEDVLPFISGDASHPKYSRVGFSPTAPLETLAKLRDGSYVFQLGVAGGVVGRVVNTNGEPITNALVRAGYVDEVNSRTTHTDENGMFELTGCKPGDTPVTASMKGYAPAVISVNVGSNSTPISLTLTEGKTLRLRVVDAKGRPIKKASVWYASLDLNLPTPLPQVEFQRKADEEGRIVWEHAPDQALPLQFSADGYLEQEHETESIRPDDSEHVITLSRALFISGTVRDADSGDLLPKFRLSIGTVQPTGRGDVTPWWSPIDRFNPLLAGGQFRKSLDEPVIGGTSNLGYIFRFSAEGYKPEVTRLYQPDEGAQELDINLHKAKEVQITVYRADGTIAIGAQAGLMAPGVERSLGVGRFTSMYGALDPVWIRTTDASGQFMLPDDDGVQEIAIVDPSGFVSVAPNELRKAGVAHLQPWARVQGVVMWNGRPLAKEALNLMRTYSPGKNLYKLDFELFRTETDAEGRFEFAKVPPGAFQVMRWVPSKDNEGRQMNMGVPIADFELKGGETNELTLDADVNVQVQALRARK, encoded by the coding sequence ATGACGCCGGATATTGAACTGCTAACGCAATACGTAAAACGACGGGATGAAGCCACCTTCGCCGAGTTGGTGCGCCGCCATCTGGATCATGTTTATTCCACCGCCTTGCGCCTGGTCAGCGGCGATGCACATTTGGCGGAAGATGTTTGCCAACTGGTTTTTGCCGACTTGGCGCGCAAGGCGGACAGTCTCGCCAACTGCAATGCCTTGAGCAGTTGGCTGCATGTCAGCGCGCGGTTCGCCGCCGCGAAACTCGTGCGGACTGAACAGCGGCGCCGTCAACGCGAACAGGCCACCCTCGCCATGCCCTCAACCACTCCAAACTCTGAGCCGGATTGGGATCAGGTGCGCCCGATTCTGGATGAAACCATTGCCGAATTGGACGACGCCGATCGCGATGCGCTGTCGCTGCGGTATTTTGAAAAGAAGCCGTTCACCGAAGTCGGTTCGGCGCTGGGCGTGTCGGAAAATGCGGCGCGGATGCGGGTGGATCGCGCCGTGGATAAATTGCGGAGCCGACTGGCGTTGCGGGGAATCACGTCAACGCTGGCGGCATTGGGGACGGCGCTGGCGCAGGAAATCGTGGCTCCCGCACCGGCGGCGTTGGGCGCGAAAATCGTTGGGCAAACGATGGCGGGAATTGGCGCGGCGGGAGTGAGCGCGGGAGGTTTTACGCTGGCGGCGAAATTGGGATTCGCGGCGCTGGCAATCGCGGCGCTGGTCACGGTGGGAATTTTAGCGCAGCCGAAAAAAACGGTTGTGACTCAAGAGGCTGCCATTTCGGCGGCCGGAGGAGGTGGGACGGCGGCATCGGTGCCGGAAACGACGAGCACCAAGCAAATGCCGCTGGCGAAGGCAAGGGCATTGGCGAAAGTCGTGAAGCAGGACGCGCCGGTGTTGCATCTGGTGGATAAAAGTACGGGGGCGGCGATTCCAGACCAGACGATTGGTTTGCTCGGATGGGCGCGGGGGTCGCAAACCTTGGTGGAGAAAAAAGTGGAGTTGAAGGATGGCCAGTGCGTGTCGCCGTTTGATCCGAATTATATGAGCGGAGATTATTGGATCATCACGCATGTGGAAGGTTATGCGGATACGAGATTGCGCTGGGTGCGGCAAAGAGGGGACGTGATTCCTGACGCTTATACGGTGGAATTAGTCCCGCCGGTATTGCTGCATGGCACGGTGGTGGACCCGCAGGGCAGTCCGGTGGCGGAGGCGTCGGTAGAGTTCGGATGCAGCGGCATGTGGGAAAGCGAAACTGGGCCGGAGGATCATCGCTTTGACCAGGTGAAGGTCACGACGGATGCGCAGGGGCATTGGGAGATGAACCGGATTGCGGAAGATGTATTGCCTTTTATCAGCGGCGATGCGTCGCACCCAAAATATTCGCGAGTGGGTTTTTCGCCGACGGCCCCGCTGGAGACACTGGCGAAATTGCGCGATGGTTCTTATGTGTTTCAACTTGGCGTGGCGGGAGGAGTGGTGGGCCGGGTGGTTAATACCAATGGCGAACCGATCACGAATGCTCTCGTCCGCGCCGGTTATGTGGACGAGGTCAATAGCCGCACGACGCATACCGATGAGAATGGCATGTTCGAGTTGACGGGTTGCAAACCGGGTGACACACCGGTGACCGCTTCCATGAAGGGTTACGCGCCTGCCGTAATTTCCGTCAATGTGGGTTCAAATTCGACGCCAATCAGCTTGACGCTCACGGAGGGCAAGACGCTTCGCTTGCGAGTTGTGGATGCGAAAGGAAGGCCGATCAAAAAAGCTAGTGTATGGTATGCGTCCCTTGATCTTAATTTGCCGACACCGTTGCCGCAGGTCGAGTTTCAGCGCAAGGCAGATGAGGAAGGACGAATTGTGTGGGAGCATGCGCCGGATCAAGCGCTGCCGTTGCAATTTTCCGCCGACGGCTATCTGGAACAAGAACATGAAACGGAATCCATTCGTCCGGATGATTCGGAGCATGTCATCACTTTGTCCCGGGCGTTGTTCATCTCGGGCACGGTGCGGGATGCTGATTCGGGGGATTTGCTGCCGAAATTCCGGTTGAGTATTGGCACGGTTCAGCCGACCGGACGGGGCGACGTGACGCCGTGGTGGAGTCCGATTGATCGCTTTAATCCGCTGCTCGCTGGTGGACAATTTCGCAAGTCGCTCGATGAACCGGTGATCGGTGGGACATCGAACCTGGGTTATATTTTTCGGTTTTCGGCGGAGGGTTACAAGCCGGAGGTGACGCGCTTGTATCAACCGGATGAAGGGGCGCAGGAACTCGACATCAATTTGCATAAGGCGAAGGAAGTTCAAATCACGGTGTATCGGGCGGATGGAACCATAGCCATCGGCGCGCAAGCGGGGTTAATGGCGCCGGGGGTGGAACGGAGTTTGGGTGTTGGGAGGTTCACTTCGATGTATGGCGCGCTGGATCCGGTGTGGATTCGGACGACGGATGCGAGTGGACAATTTATGCTGCCGGATGATGACGGTGTTCAGGAGATTGCGATTGTTGATCCGAGCGGATTTGTGAGTGTGGCGCCGAATGAATTGCGCAAGGCCGGGGTGGCGCATCTGCAACCGTGGGCGCGCGTGCAGGGCGTGGTCATGTGGAATGGGCGTCCGCTGGCGAAGGAGGCGTTGAATCTGATGAGGACTTACTCGCCGGGGAAAAATCTCTATAAACTGGACTTTGAATTATTTCGCACGGAGACAGATGCGGAGGGCCGGTTTGAGTTTGCGAAGGTGCCGCCGGGAGCGTTTCAGGTGATGAGATGGGTTCCGAGTAAAGACAATGAGGGAAGACAGATGAACATGGGAGTTCCAATCGCTGATTTTGAATTGAAGGGTGGGGAGACGAACGAGCTGACGTTGGATGCGGATGTGAATGTGCAAGTTCAGGCTCTGCGGGCGAGGAAGTAG